The genomic region TCTACAATCCTCAAGACGAACTACTCGCCAACAATAACGAGGGTGTCGTCCGCCAGAGCAATTCCAATTTATTCGCGGGCATGGTCAGATAGAGAACATCTCCCGCACTCAAACAAATTTCTAATAAATCCCAACCGTGAATCGCACTGCAATTTGTTTCGATGTATAGCGGTACGAAATCCGCCTTCATCGCCGCATCCTTGACGCGCTGAGTGCAAAAGGGATGGGCGGGAGTGATTAACGTGGCTAAAGCGACCCAGAGGGTATCGGCGGTCATGCCATTGCCGAAAATGCGTCCTCCGAGAGCGGCGGCGGCGAAGGCGGGGGCGGCTAATTCCGTGGGACTGAGTACGGCGTCGAACTCGAAGACTTGTTGAAACATCCGCGAAAAATGGCCGTCTTGGTTGCGGGCGACCACGGGGAGTTTGGGGGCGAGTCCTTTTGCGGTTAAGGCGATTTCTAAATTGGCGGTGTCGTTGCTGGTGACAGCTAAGAGGGCGTCGGCGTGGCAAAGGCGGGCGGATTCTAAGGTGCTGCTCAAGCGGGCGTCCCCTTGAATGACGGGGATTTTCAAGGCGCGGGCGGTGTGAAGAAAGCGGGTGTTGGGGTCGCGATCGATCGCCACGACTTCATAACCGCTTGCTTGTAATTGGCTGGCGATTTTGATGCCGATGCCGCCGAGTCCGCAAACGATGTAGTGATTTTTTTGCGGAATGGGTGCGGAGTTCCACAACTGCCGGAAACGGGTTCCCAATACTAGATCGTTGAGTAGGGCGTAGTAGATACCGACGACTCCGGCGCCAACGAGCATCATGGCGGCGGTGAAGACTTTGATAATATCGGGGGAGTATTCTGCAACTTTTTCGTTGCCTCCCGCTCCGGTGATCATGCCGACGGAGAAGTAGAGGGCATCGATAAAGGTGGTTTCGGAGGTCACCCAAGTGTAGGTGACGGTAGTTCCGAAAATGGTCAGGAAGAGGACGAAGGTGACCCAAATTGAGGATTGACTGTGTTCGTAGAAGCGTTGGACGCTGGTGAGAAATTTTTTGAGGCGATCGACGATCGATTTGCGGGTGGTGCGAATGCTCGGTTTGGTGGCGACAATGAGACGATCGCCCACCTTGAGAGTATGTCCGTGGATGACTGCAGAGACGAGATCCACCGAGGTTTCGGCGGGGAGGTAGTAAATGAGCATCCGGTTGCGATCGTCCCATAAATCGGCGAGGGGGCGGTCTTTCCAGGGGTGATGCTCGTCGATACATTCTTCGTGCATGGGCCAGGTTTGGTTAAACAGGCGCAGTTGTCCGATCGCCCGATTGCCAAACGCGGCGAAAGAAAAGACGGGGGCGGCGAGATCGGAGACGCTCATGCTAACATGTGCCGGGAGCGTGCGATCGAGGCGATCGCCCAAACTGGCGTTAAAGAGGCGATTGATAATCCGAATTTGCGGGTTGAGGATGCGCGCTTGCACTAAAATCTCTAAGTTCACCGCGTCAGTCGCCCCGGCGATCACCAGGGTGTGAGCTTGACGAATCCCTGCATTCATCAAGGTTTCAGCCGATT from Oxynema aestuarii AP17 harbors:
- a CDS encoding potassium channel family protein, yielding MKPRIIVCGLGRTGYKIFSLLKQQGASVVGISTKPLDLPAESLRERESGSDIVVGELQSAETLMNAGIRQAHTLVIAGATDAVNLEILVQARILNPQIRIINRLFNASLGDRLDRTLPAHVSMSVSDLAAPVFSFAAFGNRAIGQLRLFNQTWPMHEECIDEHHPWKDRPLADLWDDRNRMLIYYLPAETSVDLVSAVIHGHTLKVGDRLIVATKPSIRTTRKSIVDRLKKFLTSVQRFYEHSQSSIWVTFVLFLTIFGTTVTYTWVTSETTFIDALYFSVGMITGAGGNEKVAEYSPDIIKVFTAAMMLVGAGVVGIYYALLNDLVLGTRFRQLWNSAPIPQKNHYIVCGLGGIGIKIASQLQASGYEVVAIDRDPNTRFLHTARALKIPVIQGDARLSSTLESARLCHADALLAVTSNDTANLEIALTAKGLAPKLPVVARNQDGHFSRMFQQVFEFDAVLSPTELAAPAFAAAALGGRIFGNGMTADTLWVALATLITPAHPFCTQRVKDAAMKADFVPLYIETNCSAIHGWDLLEICLSAGDVLYLTMPANKLELLWRTTPSLLLASSSS